One part of the Drosophila teissieri strain GT53w chromosome 3R, Prin_Dtei_1.1, whole genome shotgun sequence genome encodes these proteins:
- the LOC122622051 gene encoding protein MEMO1, whose translation MSARRATHAGSWYTDSGAELSRQLDRWLGAADLSHGPARAIIAPHAGYTYCGACGAFAYRQVSPVVVKRIFILGPSHHVRLRGCALSVAKKYRTPLYDLKIDTQINAELEKTGQFSWMDMKTDEDEHSIEMHLPYIAKVMEDYKDQFTIVPILVGSLNPEQEAQYGSLLSSYLMDPTNLFVISSDFCHWGQRFSYTYYDRSCGAIHKSIEKLDKQGMDIIETLSPHSFTEYLRKYNNTICGRHPIGVMLGAVKALQDQGYDKMSFKFLKYDQSSQCQNMEDSSVSYASGSLVFEM comes from the exons ATGTCGGCCAGAAGAGCAACCCATGCAGGCAGCTGGTACACGGACTCGG GCGCCGAGCTCTCCAGGCAGTTGGATCGTTGGCTGGGTGCCGCGGATTTGTCCCATGGACCAGCTCGTGCCATAATTGCTCC ACATGCTGGGTATACGTACTGTGGAGCCTGCGGTGCCTTCGCCTATCGCCAAGTTAGCCCTGTTGTCGT CAAGCGAATCTTCATACTGGGTCCCTCGCACCATGTGCGACTTCGTGGCTGCGCTTTATCCGTGGCGAAGAAATACAGGACGCCCCTCTACGATCTCAAAATTGATACTCAGA tcAACGCTGAGCTTGAGAAGACTGGTCAGTTTTCTTGGATGGACATGAAGACTGACGAGGATGAACACTCCATCGAGATGCATTTACCTTACATTGCCAAAGTGATGGAGGA CTACAAGGACCAGTTCACCATTGTGCCTATTCTGGTGGGTTCGCTCAATCCCGAACAAGAGGCACAGTACGGCAGCCTTCTGTCCTCTTATTTGATGGACCCCACCAACCTGTTTGTGATATCTTCCGATTTTTGCCACTGGGGCCAGCGCTTCAGCTACACCTACTATGACCGCTCTTGCGGAGCGATTCACAAGTCCATCGAGAAGCTGGACAAGCAGGGCATGGATATCATCGAGACGCTCAGTCCGCACTCCTTTACTGAGTACTTGCGCAAGTACAACAACACGATATGCGGACGCCATCCCATCGGAGTGATGCTGGGCGCCGTGAAGGCACTGCAGGATCAGGGCTACGACAAGATGAGTTTTAAGTTCCTCAAGTACGACCAGAGCAGCCAGTGCCAGAACATGGAGGACTCCAGCGTCAGCTACGCCTCGGGGTCCCTTGTGTTTGAGATGTAA
- the LOC122622052 gene encoding uncharacterized protein LOC122622052, with product METDKEKHSDELMNRIRNELTAIISQEAENDSDSHELLLSPNPLPIFGPIRKTRTAKSRSSKKKYGKSSSAGSKKSSSAESRSSEDRLTGGEAQDKASDPAPTTSSFSLRSGYDGPPMEASARAEFMESHAAKSIDDDVRKMQLELKQSYELFQGIGEKLESVSFTGLKDRIRDLHLNDSNNELGKATTQELQKMFDQRFLQNRLDKLTTDATQGFRRHPGEFGDIPELSTFFQACTQLERGLDALRQQRRRNSELEKRLCWATEIAYDRMDEIRNSVGSDPEKNF from the exons ATGGAAACTGATAAGGAAAAACACAGCGATGAGCTCATGAATCGCATTCGGAATGAGCTTACCGCCATAATATCTCAAGA GGCTGAAAACGATTCCGATTCACATGAACTCCTCCTGAGTCCCAATCCGCTGCCCATCTTCGGGCCCATCAGGAAAACAAGGACAGCGAAATCGAGGAGTTCAAAGAAGAAGTATGGTAAGTCCTCGTCCGCAGGCAGTAAAAAGAGTTCGTCCGCCGAAAGCAGATCATCTGAAGATCGTTTAACGGGAGGCGAAGCCCAGGATAAGGCATCGGATCCGGCCCCAACAACGTCCAGCTTTTCGCTTAGATCAGGATATGATGGGCCCCCCATGGAGGCCAGTGCCCGTGCCGAGTTTATGGAATCGCACGCGGCCAAAAGTATCGACGACGATGTCCGGAAGATGCAGTTGGAGCTCAAGCAGAGCTACGAGCTCTTCCAGGGCATTGGCGAGAAATTGGAGTCAGTTAGCTTCACGGGACTGAAGGATCGCATTCGAGACCTGCACCTAAACGACTCCAACAACGAGTTGGGCAAGGCGACGACCCAGGAGCTTCAGAAGATGTTCGACCAGCGTTTTCTTCAGAATCGTCTGGACAAGCTTACCACGGACGCCACGCAGGGATTTCGTCGGCATCCCGGTGAATTCGGCGACATTCCCGAGTTGAGCACCTTCTTCCAGGCATGCACACAGCTGGAACGCGGACTGGATGCACTGCGTCAGCAGCGACGGCGCAACAGCGAGCTGGAGAAGCGTCTGTGCTGGGCCACCGAAATCGCATACGATCGCATGGACGAGATTCGGAACTCGGTGGGCTCGGATCCGGAAAAGAACTTCTGA